The genomic window AGTTCCTTCCCCATCCCCATCGGCATCTTTCGTTGCGGGATTCCCGCCCGCGGCGCTCCGGGGGGACGCCCGCCGCCCGCGGGCGCGTCGGGCACGACCCGGTACTTGAGAATGAAGGCCGCGATGCCCCGGGAGTTCAGCCACTCGGCGGTTCGTTCCGGCTCGGCGAACCCCAGCATGCGCATGGCGCCTCCCGGACAGAGGATGACGGCCGTCCTGTTCGCCCCGGCCTTTTCCGGAAGATAGACCGTGAGGGTGGGATGGACGACGTTCGCATACACCTTCGAGCCCCCGGGCCCTTCGGTGACCCGTTCGCTATGGGTCCAATCCTCGGACCCCGGCGCCGTCCCGGGCCAGACGGGAATCGTCGGTCTCGAGGGGGCTGCAGAGTTGGCCGATGGCCGATCGGGCGCATTCCGGGCCAGGGCCGGGAATGCGGTCAGCGCGGCCAGAATCCCCCAAGCACATAGCGACACTATCTTTTTCATGGCATCAGACTCCTCAAACCGTGGCGTTTTACTGCCCGGGCACCGAGCTCTTATCTTAACAGGATCGGGGCCGATCGGCGGAGAAATGGCGGGATGAAGAAACCGGAAGGGGGACGGGTCGCCGCGATTCTGGGAATCAGCGAGCGCAACGATTTCGCCATGCTGGAGCGGATCGGAGGCGAATGCGCCGGAGCCGTCAGCCTGCTGCCCGAGGATGCGCCCCCTCCCGACCCCGGTGACACGCGCGCGCGGATGCTGGATGAGCCGGAACTGGAACAGATCGTCGCGGAACTGCCGCTCCGCCCGCTGATGGCGGGACGCGAAGGTCGGGCTGAATGTCGCACAGGCATCCTTCCGCCGCGTCGGAGACCACCCGTGCGTCCTCGTCCGGCGCTACGACCGCGACATCGGCACGGACGGCTCGGTCAGGCGCGTGCACCAGGAGGACTTCTGCCAAGCGATCAAATTCCCCCCCGAGCGCAAGTACCAGCAGGAAGGGGGCCCGCTGCTCTGCTACTGCATCGGGCTGCTGCGCGCGGGGTCCACGTTGCCGGCCCTCGATATCCGGGCCTTTCTCGACGGCCTGATCTTCAACTACCGCGGGACCGGGCGGGGGCGCTGCCAAGCTGTCTAGGCTGAACCCGGCGGGGGGAGCGGGGCGGGGGCGGTTTCGAGCGCGGGCGTGATTTTCTGCAGGAACTCCGCGATCGACTCGAAGCGGCTGGAGTCGTCGAGATCGTGGCGCGTGAGCCGATATTCCAGGTGATCTTCCGAGAAGCTCAGGGAGCCGTCGGCGATCATGTCCGCAAGCTCCCGCCGGGAGAGGACCCAGCCCGAATGCTTCGACGCGAGCGCCACGAAGAAGTAGGTCCCCGCTTTTTGGGTCAGCAGGTCGAAAACACCGACAAAGTCTTTTCCCAGTCCCCAGCGCGCCTCCCCGGCGCCCGGGCTGGTCTTGACGATCAGGTAGGTGCTCTTGTCGAGCAGGAAGTAGTTCCGTCCCTTGAACAGGCCCTCAAGCCTGGTCCCCTCCAGGCAGGATTTCAGATCCCTGGCGCCGATGGCCGCGGCAAATTCCAGAACCTCGTTGCCCATCCCGATTCCCCCAAAATCTTCCGTCCGCCCCATGGCCCGATGCGTCCATGGAGGAGGAGTCCATTATGGGCCTTCGCCGGGTCTATGGGAACAGGGTTCCATCGGCGCCGCCATGGCATTGTACCGGAAAAGCCTGGGCGTCCATGGCTTCCACGGCCGGGCCGGGCCGACTTAAGTCCTTTTAACCCGCTTTATTCACCAAGCGCACTGAAACCAGCATTGTAATGCCGTCCTGGCTCCTTGGAAACAAGATTGCGGCGGTGACTTCAGAGAAAACGGTAACCAAGGACCATTTAAATGGGCCCGAATGGACCCGAGAGCAAAGTCAGGCTACCTCCCCGGCGATAACGCGCACACCACTCCCATCAAGCCCGCACTTCCTTCCAGGTTTGAAGGGTGAAAGCATTCAGAGCTGCGCGCCGACTGCGGCAGCGATCGAGCGCCAGGTGGATACCCAGGGGCAACTCAACGGCAGGTGAATGACGAGCCTGCGGAATGAACGTTTGACGACGGCTCCCAGCTTCAGGAGGCGATTCCGCAAGGTGCATACCTGAGCGTTCTGAAGCTCGCTGCCGGCGGCAAGCCGCCTAATCTCCTGCATCAACAAGTATGCGGCTGAGGTCAGCAGAAGCCGGAACTGATTGGCCTTGAAAGATGTGCAGCTCGTGCGGTCGATCTCGAGGCCATGGTGCAATTCTTTGATCTTGTTCTCCACATCCCCGCGGCCGCGATAGATTCCATAAACGCGCTCCGGCCTGAACGGGATGTTGGTCACG from Acidobacteriota bacterium includes these protein-coding regions:
- a CDS encoding type II toxin-antitoxin system HipA family toxin, translated to MNVAQASFRRVGDHPCVLVRRYDRDIGTDGSVRRVHQEDFCQAIKFPPERKYQQEGGPLLCYCIGLLRAGSTLPALDIRAFLDGLIFNYRGTGRGRCQAV
- a CDS encoding transposase, coding for RALSVISNKTETIFSEFQYRAKTWHEPRRVVVKAEVVRFPGRDPRDNARYVVTNIPFRPERVYGIYRGRGDVENKIKELHHGLEIDRTSCTSFKANQFRLLLTSAAYLLMQEIRRLAAGSELQNAQVCTLRNRLLKLGAVVKRSFRRLVIHLPLSCPWVSTWRSIAAAVGAQL